In the genome of Chloroflexota bacterium, the window GCTCCGAAACTCCGCTTCACCCCTCAGCGCCAGCGTCTTCGTGATCGCCGCCGTCAGCGTCGTCTTCCCATGGTCCACGTGCCCAATCGTCCCTACGTTGATGTGCGGCTTCGTCCGCTCAAACTTCTTCTTCGCCATGACGTTCGTCTCCCCCGGGGTCCTTCCGCCTGTCGTGTTCAGTGCGCGGGCACGTTGCCCAAGGTACTGGAGCCCACGACCAGATTCGAACTGGTGACCTCGTTCTTACCAAGAACGCGCTCTGCCGGCTGAGCTACGTGGGCCTGCCTACTCTCGCGCGCGGTCGAAATCCCGATCGCGCAACGCGGATGGTGGTGGGGACAGGATTCGAACCTGTGAATCCCTTCCGGGAGCCGGTTTTACAGACCGGTGCCATTAACCACTCGGCCACCCCACCGCGACGGAGCCGACGAGGGGACTCGAACCCTTAACCTGCGGTTTACAAAACCGCTGCTCTGCCAATTGAGCTACGTCGGCGGGTGCGGCCGCTCGGGCCCTCTCAAACAGAAGACCCCCTTCGGGGGCCTCAATCGACGGTCGGTACGAGTACGCTTATCTCGCAATTGGATGATACCGAAAGCCGTCTGGCGGCATCAACGATCCGCCCTTCAGGTCCACGTCTGGCTGGCGCTCGCGATCGAGTCGGCGACAATCTGCGCGATGAGGTGGTGAGATCGCACCTTCCGTTTCCATCGTGATTGTGAACTACAACGGCCAGGAATTCCTGGAGCCATGCCTTCGGGCGACCATTCCGCAGGCAGCGGCCATGGGCGCGGAGGTCGTCGTGGTTGACAACGGCTCCACCGACCGAAGCATCCCGCTGATCCATGATTGTTTTCCCACGGTCCGCGTCGTGGAAAATCGCCAAAACGAAGGCTTCGCGGCGGGCTGCAACATCGGCATCCGCGCCAGCCGAGGAGACGTGATCGTGCTCCTCAATAACGACGCCGTGCCGGAGCCAGGCTGGCTGGCCGAGCTCGTGGCCGCGCTGGAGCCCGACTCGGTCGCTATCGCCAGCTCAATCATCCACGACCCCCGGTTCCCGGAGGCCTACGCGCTCGGGACGGCGACCGTGAGCGTTATCGGGCATCCGATCCCCAGCGTCCTCGCCGACGCTTCACGCCCCTTCTATGCAACCGGGTGCTCGCTGGCCTTCAAACGCGCGATCGTCGGCGAGCCTTTCGAGGACCGCTACTTCGCCTACTACGAAGATCTCCTCCTTTCCTGGCGGACCAGGCTCATCGGCTTCGATGTCGCTCGGGCCCTACGGTCCTCCGTCCAGCACCTCGGGTCCGCGACCGCTCGACGAGACCCGGGCCTCGCGGCCTACTACTACGAGCGCAACAAGCTCCTGACGCTGCTGGCGTGCTACGAAGCGTGGACCTTGTGGCGCCTCCTCCCGCTGTATCTCTTCGACGGCGTCGCGCGGCTGGTCGACGACTGCCGGCACCTCATTACGCGGCCGTCCTCAGGACCGGCGGAGCTTACGCGCCTGGTTCGGCGATACGCGCGGATCGTTGGGGGCCTCCTCTGGCTTATGGGGCACGTGCGATACGTCGCCCGCCTGCGGCGGAAGATCCAGAAGAAACGGACGATTCCAGATGGCGCCATCACGCCGATGCTGAGCGGAAAGATCTTCGACGACCACTCCCCAACGACACCGCATCGCATTGCAAACCTGATATCCATGCGGTATTGCAGGGCCGTTGGGATCGTGACAGCGGAATTCGCGGAGGTTCGGCCGGGCGGAACCGATACTCTCGCCGATCGTGGCTCGCTTCCCGCGCCGCGAAGCTGACAGCGCGGCAGCCGCGTCGGGGGCTGAGGACCTGCTCATTCTGAGATCGTCGAAGGGCGCGGCACGCTTCAGCAGGCAGAAGCGCGGACGGTTTTCGCGTGCCCTGCAGGATCCTAGGCGGCAGAGGTCGCCGCTTCCCGCAGCACACGGAGGTTCTCCGCCTTCGACGTGGGCCGGATCGTGCAGTTCGCGCCGAGGATCCATGGGTGTCCGCGCGCGGCCCGCTCGGCCGCGCGATAGTCGGCGAGCGCCACCTCCGCCGTCTCCCCTTCGAGCGCATCTGAGCGAAGACCGCAGAGAAAGATCTTCGGCACTGTGCGCGCGAGGTCTTCAATAGAGGGATTGCTCGCAAACGTGGATGCCCAGCTCAGAGCGTGCACCGGGTAGTCGGCGAGCTGCCTGACAAACGCGCGCTCGCCGCACACGTGGAGCACGTTGAACCGCGCATCGGCGACCGCGTTCAAGACATCCAGATCGAATGGACGGCCGAACCGTTCGTATTCGGCTTCCGTCACCACATCGGACCGCGCCCATTCGGTCGTCGCCAGGTAGATGCCATCGGCGCCGGCGTTCAGGCATTCGCATGCAAAGCGGGCGAGCGTCTCCGCGATGGCGCGGACCGCGCGTTCGACGCGATCGGGATCCGTGCGCATGTGCTCGACCAATGCCACATCGGTCGGGACGAGATCCCCCGCCACCGACAGCGGAGTGAAAATCGTCTCCACCATGGGAACGTCACGTCCCAATCTTCGACGAATCGTGCCCAGCACCTCGAGCTGCTCGCCGAAGGCGCCAACCGTGGCAGCCAGCGGCTCGATTCGGTCCCAATCGACGGGTCGGTTGACGGGGACCGTGTCCACGACCGGCTTGCGATCCGGCGCCGGGTATCGATACCG includes:
- a CDS encoding glycosyltransferase family 2 protein translates to MVIVNYNGQEFLEPCLRATIPQAAAMGAEVVVVDNGSTDRSIPLIHDCFPTVRVVENRQNEGFAAGCNIGIRASRGDVIVLLNNDAVPEPGWLAELVAALEPDSVAIASSIIHDPRFPEAYALGTATVSVIGHPIPSVLADASRPFYATGCSLAFKRAIVGEPFEDRYFAYYEDLLLSWRTRLIGFDVARALRSSVQHLGSATARRDPGLAAYYYERNKLLTLLACYEAWTLWRLLPLYLFDGVARLVDDCRHLITRPSSGPAELTRLVRRYARIVGGLLWLMGHVRYVARLRRKIQKKRTIPDGAITPMLSGKIFDDHSPTTPHRIANLISMRYCRAVGIVTAEFAEVRPGGTDTLADRGSLPAPRS
- a CDS encoding uroporphyrinogen decarboxylase family protein; the protein is MSESLNKFERLEALKAGTPVARPGWALWRHFYDRETTAHDLAEAMIAWQRTWDFDFLKVNPRAQYHIEPWGGRYRYPAPDRKPVVDTVPVNRPVDWDRIEPLAATVGAFGEQLEVLGTIRRRLGRDVPMVETIFTPLSVAGDLVPTDVALVEHMRTDPDRVERAVRAIAETLARFACECLNAGADGIYLATTEWARSDVVTEAEYERFGRPFDLDVLNAVADARFNVLHVCGERAFVRQLADYPVHALSWASTFASNPSIEDLARTVPKIFLCGLRSDALEGETAEVALADYRAAERAARGHPWILGANCTIRPTSKAENLRVLREAATSAA
- a CDS encoding GTP-binding protein encodes the protein MAKKKFERTKPHINVGTIGHVDHGKTTLTAAITKTLALRGEAEFRS